The Microvirga lotononidis nucleotide sequence AACCAGATCTCTAAAGGCTTGCCATCGGCCTCATGGGTCGCGATTTCCGCCACACGCGTGGAGAAGTAATGGCATGGACCGGCCGTGCTCCCGGATGGAGCATAGGAGGACGGGACGGTCCCGCAGCGAAGGAGCTATGCCATGACCCAGCAGACCCAACCCGAGAGTATCACCACCATCGGCATCGACCTGGGTAAGAACACCTTCCACCTGATCGGCATGGATGCCCGCGGAAGGATCGTGCTGCGCCGCAAGGTCTCGCGCGGGCAGCTGCTGCCCTGCCTGGCCAACCTGCCGGTCTGTCTGATTGGGATGGAGGCCTGTGCCGGGGCTCATCACGTCGGGCGCCAACTCGCGACCCTCGGCCATGACGTGCGCCTGCTGCCGGCCCAGTATGTCAAACCCTTCCTCAAGGGACACAAGAACGACTATCGCGATGCCGAGGCCATCGCCGAAGCAGCCCAGCGGCCGACCATGCGTCCCGTGCCGCTGAAGTCGGCCGAGCAACTCGACTTGCAAGCCCTGCACCGGGTGCGAAGCCGACTGGTCGGGCAGCGCACAGCGGTGATCAACCAGATCCGCGGCTTCCTCCTTGAATGCGGCATCCCGGTGCGTCAGGGGCCAGCGGGCTTGCGGGAGGCGCTTCCGACGCTCCTCGCTCAGCGCACGGACGTGCTCTCGCCGCGCATGATCCACCTGATCGAGGATCTCGCCGGGGATTGGCGCCACCTTGATGAACGCATTGAGACGCTCACCCAAGACATCACGGCTTTGGCCCGGCAGGATGCGGGCTGCCGGCGGCTGATGGGGATCCCGGGCGTCGGCGTGATCACCGCCAGCGCCATGGTAGCAGCGGTGGGAACAGGAGCCGCGTTCGCCAAAGGCCGCGACTTCGCCGCCTGGCTCGGTCTGGTGCCCAAGCAGATCTCGACCGGGGATCGAACGATCCTGGGCGGCTTGTCCAAGCGCGGGAACCGCTACTTACGCACGTTGTTCGTGAGTGGAGCGCGAGTTCTCCTGCAGCGACCGGGCCACTGGGATGGGCATGGCTTCGGCCGCTGGTTGGCCGCGGCACGGGCCCGGCTGCACCGGAATGTGCTGGCCGCCGCCTTGGCGAACAAGCTCGCCCGCCTTGCCTGGGGCGTGCTGAACCACGAACATGGCTATGATCCGGAGTACACGATCCGCGGAGCCTGAGCCGCCTGCAGCACTCAGTCGTTCAATAATCGGGTTTCCCCCCGAGGTTCGCGAGAAGGATGTGACAGGATGGACGAACGGTTGCCCGGCGCACCGTAAGCCTGGTTTAAAAAATGGCCCGGTGAGGCCTTGAAAGTAAGCAGGCTCAGTGCACGCGGATTCCCATGATGGCCCGGAGCTCAAGCTCCAGATCGAGGCCGGATAGATTGATGCGAACCGTCTCTCCCCCATCGGCCACAGCCCTCTTGCAACGCACGGCCGGTCCATAGATTTTAAAAGCAGCCACGGCCGCGTCGCTCTTGGCATAATGCCGCAGCCGGGCCGAGAGCTTGCGATAGCCCAGCGCCCGCACCTCCCGGCTCAGCGTCTGTTTCGCAATCGGCACGCGGTACTCATCCCAGAGCCACTGGATCAGATCGACCAGGCGCCAGCGCACCACCCCGTGCACCGCCGGAAGGGGGCCACTCTCGACCAGGGCCAGCAAAGCCTCGCGATGGTGGGCGCTCAGCTTGCAGACATTCCCCGGTGCCTTGCCGTCGACCAGGGCTTCAGGTCCATGGGCGTTAAAGCGCATCACCCAGTCCCGCACCGTCTGCAACCCGACCCCGCCGACCCGCGCCGCCTTGCTCCGCGTGCCGCCATCGTAGATCTCGGCCAGCGCCAGCAAGCGTCGGCTTTGCCCGGCATTCCGCGTGGCCTTGGCTAAAGCCCGCAGCCGGGCTGCATCATAGTCCTGGCGAAGCTCAATCCCTGGGCGCATGGCGAACCTCCTGCTCGCCAGCATGGAATCAGACATGTGCCCGCCTGAAAACCCCAAATGAGTCAGCCTTCATGCCGCTTGGTATTACTGGTGGGTCTGACCGGATTTCAGGCATGTCTTCCCCGCCTCCGAGCTGTCGGCTTGGCGGATGAGGGCGGCGGGGTTGTTGGCGGACGGGACAGGGCTCGGGTCAGGGGCGTGTGCGCCCCTTCGATCAGGTGACAAGGCGCGGCAGACGGCCAAGAACCACCCGCAGGATTGTCTGGTCAGGACAGGCGCTCGGCAAATGCAGCTGGATCTGGGTTTTCCGTTCCACCACCCGGGCGGCAATCTTGATCAGACGCAGCCGCAAGGTATCAAATTGCGCGATGCGCCAGAGCGAGCGCTTCGGCATCCTCGCCCGCAGGCCCCACATCAGCCAATAGGCGCCCGCGTGCAGGAACAGCCGGAACTGGTTTGCCGTCGCTTTGGTGCACGACGTGCGGTCGGCCGAGAGATGCGCCTTCCAGGCCTTGATGTGGTTTTCCGCCATGCCGCGCCGGCAGTAGATCCGCTCGTAGAGGGTTTTGGCGCGGCCGCCGGGGAGATTGGTGACGATGAAGCGCGTGTCGCTGCCCTGCGCGCCGGCCTCGACCCGGGCGATGATGCGCTCAACCCGGCTCCAGCTTGCCGCACCGTCGAAGAACTCCGTGAAGCGCCGCACCTTGCCGTTCAGGGGAGCCGCGGCAAAGCGTGAGGATACCGACGAAGCCGTCCACTTCGTCCAATCTGAAGCCGTCCAGGCATTCCGATTTCAAGCCGTCCATGGGTCCGAGGTGAAGTCGTCCACCTGAGCGCCGCTCTTCGGGTCAGTGATGGATGGTGGTTGAGGTGGTGACGCTGGTCAAGCGTCGGCTGGCGTGTGGCGGGTCTTGCGCAGGCTCTCGCCGGTCAGATTAATCCGGTAGGCGTTGTGCACGACCCGATCGAGGATGGCGTCCGCCAGCGTCGGAACGCTGCCGATCATCGCGTACCAGTTCTCGACCGGCACCTGGCTCGTGATCAGCAGCGAACCGGCATCGTAGCGGTCCTCGACGATTTCCAGCAGATCGCGCTGCTGCTCGCCGGTGAGCGCCTCAGGACCCCAGTCGTCGAGGATCAGCAGCTTGGCCCGGGCAAGACTGCGTAACAGGCGAGAGTAGCGGCCATCGCTGCGGGCGAGATCGAGCGCCGCAAACAGCCGTGGCACACGATGGTAGAGCACCGACAGGTCCTCCCGGCAGGCCCGGTGTCCCAGGGCGCAGGCGAGCCAGCTCTTCCCGACCCCGCACGGGCCGGTGATCAACAGATTGCGCCGCTCGCGGATCCAGTCGCAGGTGGCCAGCTTGAGAAACAGCGCCCGGTCGAGGCCGCGTGCGGCCCGGAAGTCAACATCCTCGACGCTGGCGGGATGGCGCAGTTTGGCCGTTTTGGCCCGGGTCTCGCAGCGCTTCTGCTGCCGCGTCGTCACTTCATGATCGAGGATCAGGCCGAGCCATTCGGCATGGCCGAGCGCGTCAGCCTCGGGAGTGGCGCTGAGCGCCTTGAAGCCTTTGGCCATGCCGTGCAGGCCCAGCGCGTGAAGCTGGTCGAGGGTGGGATGGATCAACATGGTCGGTCTCCTGTCAGTGGAAATACCCCGGTCCGCGGACATTGGGGTGGGTGAGAACGGGCGTATCGGCGGCGGGAGCGCGCTCGCGGTAGGTGTCGAGAAGCGACACGATGCTCTTGTAGGTCAGCGCCTGGATCGCCAGGGCTTTGGCCGCGACCGCCTCGACACGCTCCTGCGGGATGCCGCGCATGTGCTGCAAAACCCCGATGCAGGTGCGAAAGCCCTGCTCGGGATGGCGGCGGGCGGACAGAATGGCGGCAATCAGCCCCTCGGTGTTGGGGCCGATCGACGCCGCCCAGGAGCGGAAGCGCTCGGGCGACCAGGCGGCATAGCGGCGATGCGAGCTCGGCATGTGCTCGGCCTGCGTGCCATGCGCCCGTCCCGCATAACGCCGCGCGTGGGCCGCGACGCGTCCGCCTTTGTGGAAGGCCTCGATCGTGCGCTGGGTGACGCGCACCT carries:
- the istB gene encoding IS21-like element helper ATPase IstB, whose amino-acid sequence is MLIHPTLDQLHALGLHGMAKGFKALSATPEADALGHAEWLGLILDHEVTTRQQKRCETRAKTAKLRHPASVEDVDFRAARGLDRALFLKLATCDWIRERRNLLITGPCGVGKSWLACALGHRACREDLSVLYHRVPRLFAALDLARSDGRYSRLLRSLARAKLLILDDWGPEALTGEQQRDLLEIVEDRYDAGSLLITSQVPVENWYAMIGSVPTLADAILDRVVHNAYRINLTGESLRKTRHTPADA
- a CDS encoding IS110 family RNA-guided transposase, producing MTQQTQPESITTIGIDLGKNTFHLIGMDARGRIVLRRKVSRGQLLPCLANLPVCLIGMEACAGAHHVGRQLATLGHDVRLLPAQYVKPFLKGHKNDYRDAEAIAEAAQRPTMRPVPLKSAEQLDLQALHRVRSRLVGQRTAVINQIRGFLLECGIPVRQGPAGLREALPTLLAQRTDVLSPRMIHLIEDLAGDWRHLDERIETLTQDITALARQDAGCRRLMGIPGVGVITASAMVAAVGTGAAFAKGRDFAAWLGLVPKQISTGDRTILGGLSKRGNRYLRTLFVSGARVLLQRPGHWDGHGFGRWLAAARARLHRNVLAAALANKLARLAWGVLNHEHGYDPEYTIRGA
- a CDS encoding helix-turn-helix domain-containing protein, producing the protein MRPGIELRQDYDAARLRALAKATRNAGQSRRLLALAEIYDGGTRSKAARVGGVGLQTVRDWVMRFNAHGPEALVDGKAPGNVCKLSAHHREALLALVESGPLPAVHGVVRWRLVDLIQWLWDEYRVPIAKQTLSREVRALGYRKLSARLRHYAKSDAAVAAFKIYGPAVRCKRAVADGGETVRINLSGLDLELELRAIMGIRVH